In Zingiber officinale cultivar Zhangliang chromosome 8B, Zo_v1.1, whole genome shotgun sequence, a single genomic region encodes these proteins:
- the LOC122015847 gene encoding probable RNA-binding protein 19 translates to MFGKYGSLNKVVLPPTRVLALVVFLEAGEARAAFKGLAYKRYKDVPLYLEWAPTDILSPSPKLNNEEQNNVVGEEKLNKVLIRQAVEGIAEEEIDPDKVESRSVFVKNLNFKTTDELLRNHFSDKMKNGTLKSVKVKKHVKGGKNVSMGFGFIEFDSVETATDVCKDLQGTVLDGHALILQLCHSKKASEAPKNDEKNKSSTTLMVKNVAFEATEKDLKQLFSPFGQIKSLRLPVKFGGHHKGYAFVEYITKQEAQNAMENLSSTHLYGRHLVLERAKDKETMEDLRAKAAAQFADGHNVLSKKRKQDTLAEKVEKIARIL, encoded by the exons ATGTTTGGAAAATATGGGAGTCTGAACAAAGTTGTTCTCCCACCTACAAGAGTCTTGGCCTTG GTAGTTTTTCTTGAAGCTGGAGAAGCTCGTGCTGCTTTTAAGGGTTTGGCTTATAAACGATACAA GGATGTACCGCTATACTTGGAATGGGCTCCTACCGACATTTTATCTCCTAGCCCAAAGTTGAACAATGAAGAACAAAACAATGTAGTGGGTGAAGAAAAACTTAACAAAGTTTTAATTCGGCAAGCTGTGGAAGGAATAGCGGAAGAAGAAATTGATCCTGACAAGGTTGAG TCACGGTCAGTATTTGTCAAGAACCTGAATTTCAAGACTACCGACGAGTTACTAAGGAACCATTTTAGTGACAAAATGAAGAATGGGACACTTAAAAGCGTAAAG GTGAAGAAGCATGTTAAGGGTGGCAAGAATGTCTCTATGGGTTTCGGGTTCATCGAATTTGATTCCGTGGAAACTGCTACCGATGTATGCAAGGATCTACAG GGAACTGTCCTGGATGGCCATGCTCTTATCTTACAACTTTGTCATTCAAAGAAAGCCAGTGAGGCACCCAAAAACGATGAGAAAAATAAGAGCTCAACGACACTAATGGTGAAAAATGTTGCATTCGAGGCAACAGAAAAGGATTTAAAGCAGCTTTTCAGTCCATTTGGTCAG ATCAAGAGCTTGAGGTTGCCAGTGAAGTTTGGTGGCCACCACAAGGGTTACGCATTTGTCGAGTACATCACGAAGCAAGAGGCCCAAAATGCAATGGAGAATCTGTCGAGCACACATCTCTACGGCCGCCACCTG GTCCTCGAACGAGCAAAAGATAAAGAGACGATGGAAGATCTAAGAGCAAAGGCGGCTGCTCAGTTCGCAGATGGACACAATGTCCTGtccaagaaacgaaaacaagataCTTTGGCAGAGAAAGTCGAGAAGATTGCAAGAATATTGTAG
- the LOC122013859 gene encoding galactose mutarotase-like, which produces MNYFLLFPLLFLALVGSTTSSPVKNKVAIYELTRGEFVVKVTNWGATIVSVILPDSKGKLDDIVLGYDGIGPYINDTTYFGALIGRVANRIANATFTLNDKKYHLYRNDDNNSLHGGHRGFSRVIWTVKEKVDGEFPYITFYYRSFDGEEGFPGDVDVFVTYKIDYDFTLNVLMRAVPRTKPTPINLAQHSYWNLAGSGNVLRHRIRLLANHITPVDADLIPTGVIAPVSGTVFDFRDTAELGPRIRRLPGGFDINYVLSGEADGQGVRRAAAVSVRRSARVLELWTDQPGLQFYTGNFLKAETGKAGRVYGIHAGLCLESQGFPDAVNHPNFPSQIYEPGQVYKHYMLFKFSFIK; this is translated from the exons ATGAACTACTTCCTTCTCTTCCCCCTCTTGTTTTTGGCCTTGGTAGGCAGCACCACCTCCTCGCCGGTAAAGAACAAGGTAGCGATTTACGAGCTCACGAGAGGAGAGTTCGTTGTCAAGGTCACCAATTGGGGTGCGACTATTGTCTCGGTCATTCTCCCCGACTCCAAAG GGAAGCTAGACGATATCGTTCTCGGGTATGATGGAATCGGCCCTTACATA AACGACACGACTTATTTCGGTGCATTGATCGGGCGAGTTGCTAATAGGATTGCAAATGCCACATTCACTTTAAATGACAAGAAGTATCATTTGTATCGTAACGATGACAATAATTCACTCCAcg gtgGGCATAGAGGATTTAGTCGAGTTATTTGGACCGTAAAAGAGAAAGTAGATGGGGAATTTCCGTACATCACATTTTATTATCGAAGCTTCGatggagaagaag GATTTCCCGGTGACGTGGACGTTTTCGTGACGTATAAAATCGACTACGACTTCACACTCAACGTCCTCATGCGGGCCGTCCCCCGCACCAAGCCCACGCCCATCAACCTGGCTCAGCACTCGTACTGGAACCTCGCCGGCTCCGGCAACGTCCTCCGCCACCGGATCCGCCTTCTCGCAAACCACATCACCCCCGTCGACGCCGACCTCATCCCCACCGGCGTAATCGCCCCAGTCTCCGGCACCGTCTTCGACTTCCGCGACACCGCCGAGCTCGGCCCCCGCATTCGCAGACTCCCCGGTGGGTTCGACATCAACTACGTCCTCTCCGGGGAGGCGGACGGGCAGGGCGTGCGGCGGGCGGCGGCGGTGTCGGTCCGCCGGTCGGCCCGGGTCCTGGAGCTGTGGACCGACCAGCCCGGCCTGCAGTTCTATACGGGCAACTTTCTGAAGGCGGAGACGGGAAAAGCAGGGCGGGTGTATGGGATCCACGCCGGTCTATGCTTGGAGTCGCAGGGATTTCCGGATGCGGTCAATCATCCAAATTTCCCCTCGCAAATTTACGAACCGGGCCAAGTTTACAAGCACTACATGCTCTTCAAGTTCTCCTTCATTAAGTAA